In a genomic window of Heterodontus francisci isolate sHetFra1 chromosome 21, sHetFra1.hap1, whole genome shotgun sequence:
- the LOC137381024 gene encoding probable G-protein coupled receptor 139, with protein MHGPIQWVRNIFYVILAVTGVPVNLVSIVILSKGNCGLTSCTTRYLVAMSTADLLVIITEIILWRINDYYFPLNFLDLTFVCRSRYVLTRAAIDCSVWFTIAFTFDRFVAICCQKLKSKYCTRKNATVVLATTGIPLCPKNIPIYFRYKPIRVIDNVEWRCSNKRSYFTDPRWIGFRMFEKALTPLLPFILILLLNALTFRNILGASRFRQRLRGQSKKDNHNDSEMERRRKSMILLFTISGSFIFLWLVYVLYIFRVDHFLDDVSYYIFENVAYMLRNLSCCRNTFICVVTQSEFREQLKSAVKYPVTSIIKLIKKQSN; from the exons atgcacggaccaattcaatgggtcaggaacatattctatgtgattctTGCTGTAACTGGCGTTCCTG ttaatttagtctcaattgtgatcctgtccaagggaaattgcggacttacCAGCTGTACcacccgttacctggtggccatgtcaacggcggatctactggtcattatcactgagatcatactctggagaatcaatgattattatttcccattaaatttcctggatctcacctttgtgtgtcgctctcgctatgtcctgacccgtgcagccatcgactgttcggtttggttcaccatcgctttcacatttgatcgatttgtcgccatttgttgccagaagctgaaatcgaaatattgcaccaggaaaaatgcaactgtggttctagcaacaaccggcATTCCGCTCTGTCCAAAGAATATACCCATCTACTTTAGATATAAACCTATAcgggtaatcgacaatgtagaatggcgtTGCTCCAATAAGCGaagttattttactgaccctcgatggattggatttagaatgtttgaaaaagctttaacaccattattaccattcattttaattctgttgctgaacgctctgacgttcagaaacATTTTAGGGGCCAGTCgatttcgtcagagactgaggggtcagagcaagaaagataatcacaatgactctgaaatggagagaagaaggaagtcgatgattttactcttcaccatatctggcagcttcatatttctgtggttggtgtatgtgttatatatttttcgtgttgatcatttcttagatgatgtttcttattatatctttgaaaatgtcgcatacatgctgcggaatttaagttgctgcagaaACACATTTATCTGtgtggtcactcagtccgagttcagagagcagttaaagagcgcggtgaaatatccagttacatcaattattaaattaattaagaaaCAAAGCAACTGA